In Gemmatimonadales bacterium, one DNA window encodes the following:
- a CDS encoding galactose oxidase-like domain-containing protein, producing the protein MRISSRRAARLLLAASLALASATCGGDDLTKPGSDATPGPAFAAGPAASIKPSIQPPASALDGEVWDPSRQPTVVVKDASGIAVPGVVVRATIAIGSGTLQGNVSATTLSSGVAKFVDLGIAGTGPHTLRYTTGGLSAVSSSVTLNALPPEASTGKWDARVSWDIVPLHMSLLPTGKILAWGKYELGTTMMANPRLWDPSVGAPTTAIQVRADTMLFCSGHTLMADGNVMVSGGHKNDDRGLDVTNIFDPVAQTWSHGLPKMAAGRWYPTVTTLADGRVVTVAGRDAASQVVLIPEIWEGGKWVRLTGASLKLPYYPRQFLAPNGKLFYAGERVKAHWLDVDLVTTSGRGKWTSSTGLTHLWPFNRDYGSAVMYETGKVLYVGGGGDLNWSTNDAKSGSPTASAETIDLGAVGPHWSNTDSMHFARRHLNATILPDGQVLVTGGTSAGGFNTLSGAVHAAELWNPQSGHWTQLASNTVDRAYHSVSLLLPDATVLHGASGDANVPLTTTPYPAQNNHEIFRPPYLFKGARPIITSLSKTTVGYGETFTVTTAYAAQITQVRWIRLGSVTHAFDANQRANTLTFSRGSGLVRVTTPSTPQRATPGHYLLFLMNRNGVPSVGKIVKVQ; encoded by the coding sequence ATGCGTATCTCTTCACGCCGCGCTGCCCGACTGCTGCTCGCCGCTTCCCTCGCACTGGCCTCGGCCACCTGCGGCGGCGACGACCTGACCAAGCCCGGCTCCGACGCTACCCCCGGTCCCGCTTTCGCCGCAGGACCGGCGGCGAGCATCAAGCCGAGCATCCAGCCACCGGCCAGCGCGCTGGACGGCGAGGTCTGGGACCCCAGCCGGCAGCCCACCGTCGTGGTGAAGGACGCGAGCGGCATCGCGGTGCCGGGGGTGGTGGTCAGGGCGACCATCGCCATCGGCTCGGGAACCCTGCAGGGGAACGTCTCGGCGACCACCCTCTCGAGCGGCGTCGCCAAGTTCGTCGATCTGGGAATCGCGGGCACCGGCCCTCACACACTCCGCTACACCACCGGCGGTCTCAGCGCCGTCTCCTCCTCGGTAACGCTGAACGCGCTGCCGCCCGAGGCGTCGACCGGCAAGTGGGATGCACGGGTCTCCTGGGACATCGTTCCGCTGCACATGAGCCTGCTGCCCACGGGCAAGATCCTCGCCTGGGGCAAATACGAGTTAGGCACGACCATGATGGCCAACCCGCGGCTCTGGGATCCGTCGGTCGGCGCGCCGACCACCGCCATCCAGGTGCGGGCGGATACCATGCTCTTCTGCTCGGGCCACACGCTGATGGCGGACGGGAACGTCATGGTGTCGGGCGGACACAAGAACGACGACCGCGGACTCGATGTGACCAACATCTTCGACCCCGTGGCGCAGACCTGGTCCCACGGCCTGCCGAAGATGGCGGCGGGCCGCTGGTATCCGACCGTGACCACGCTGGCCGACGGACGCGTGGTCACCGTGGCCGGCCGCGACGCGGCTTCACAGGTGGTGCTCATCCCCGAGATCTGGGAAGGCGGCAAGTGGGTGCGCCTCACCGGCGCGAGCCTCAAACTCCCCTACTACCCGCGCCAGTTCCTGGCTCCGAACGGGAAGCTGTTCTACGCCGGCGAGCGGGTGAAGGCCCACTGGCTGGACGTGGACCTGGTCACCACCAGCGGCCGAGGCAAGTGGACCTCGAGCACCGGGCTCACCCACCTCTGGCCCTTCAACCGCGATTACGGCTCGGCCGTGATGTACGAGACCGGCAAGGTGCTGTACGTGGGCGGCGGCGGCGACTTGAACTGGAGCACCAACGACGCCAAGTCCGGCAGCCCCACCGCATCCGCCGAGACCATCGACCTCGGCGCGGTCGGCCCCCACTGGAGCAACACCGATTCGATGCACTTCGCCCGCCGTCACCTCAACGCGACCATCCTGCCGGACGGTCAAGTTTTGGTCACCGGCGGCACCAGCGCCGGCGGCTTCAACACCCTCTCGGGGGCCGTCCACGCGGCCGAGCTGTGGAATCCGCAGAGCGGACATTGGACCCAACTGGCCAGCAACACCGTCGACCGGGCGTATCACTCGGTCTCGCTGCTGCTGCCGGACGCCACGGTACTGCACGGGGCGAGTGGCGACGCCAACGTTCCCCTGACGACGACGCCGTATCCGGCGCAGAACAACCATGAGATCTTCCGGCCGCCGTACTTGTTCAAGGGCGCGCGGCCCATCATCACCAGCCTGTCCAAGACGACCGTCGGCTACGGCGAGACGTTCACCGTGACGACCGCCTACGCCGCGCAGATCACCCAGGTCAGGTGGATCCGACTCGGCTCCGTCACCCATGCATTCGACGCCAACCAGCGGGCCAACACGCTCACCTTTTCGCGGGGCTCCGGACTCGTGCGGGTGACTACCCCTTCCACCCCCCAGCGCGCCACGCCGGGACATTACCTGCTGTTCCTGATGAACCGGAATGGGGTGCCGTCGGTCGGAAAGATCGTGAAGGTGCAGTAG
- a CDS encoding tetratricopeptide repeat protein, with protein MSVIRQAALVGILAIAALGRVTAQERLGKISFPNSGSTKAQPQFIRGVLLLHNFHYDQAAAAFREAQKLDPGFALAYWGEALSYTHQVWNQQSLEPARRALARLAPTTAARLAKARTQRERMYLASAEALYGEGSKPRRDTLYAEALERLVQAQPDDDEAKVFLSVALLGLNQGVRDVPTYMRAGAIAEDVLRRNPDHPGAAHFIIHAFDDPVHAPLGVWAAQRYAEIAPGSSHAQHMTTHIFLALGMWDEVARQNEVAAGPHQAHWGPGHVTHWLTYAYVQQGRYHAARELLTSLASSTGSAPSRSDRGQLANFRARYVLDSEQWDGPEAKALAADTGISGEDDYEYATFAAGYAAARRGDAGMAEQMLARLTRTNGDALASVKPGETGSKVVPVILELSLRAELARRSKASDSAIALLRRATALEDGMPAEFGPPAVVKPSHELLADLLLASGRAREAVAEFQRALALGPGRSRALLGLARAARQAGEESISARAYGTLAANWHAADDGVPELAEARAASGAQAAK; from the coding sequence ATGAGCGTGATTCGGCAGGCCGCCCTGGTGGGTATCCTCGCCATCGCGGCGCTGGGGCGGGTGACTGCTCAGGAACGGCTGGGCAAGATCAGCTTTCCCAACTCGGGCAGCACCAAGGCACAGCCCCAGTTCATCCGGGGCGTGCTGCTGCTGCACAACTTCCACTACGACCAGGCCGCCGCGGCCTTCCGTGAGGCCCAGAAGCTCGACCCTGGGTTCGCGCTGGCGTACTGGGGTGAGGCCTTGAGCTACACGCACCAGGTGTGGAACCAGCAGTCCCTCGAGCCCGCACGCAGGGCGCTGGCCCGGCTGGCGCCGACCACGGCAGCGCGGCTCGCCAAGGCACGCACCCAGCGGGAGCGGATGTATCTCGCCTCGGCCGAAGCGCTCTACGGTGAGGGCTCCAAGCCGCGGCGGGACACGCTGTACGCCGAGGCGCTCGAGCGATTGGTCCAGGCCCAGCCGGACGACGACGAAGCCAAGGTGTTCCTCTCGGTGGCCCTTCTGGGCTTGAACCAGGGGGTGCGGGACGTCCCCACGTATATGCGGGCCGGGGCGATCGCCGAGGACGTGCTCCGGCGGAACCCGGATCACCCGGGCGCCGCCCATTTCATCATTCATGCCTTCGACGATCCGGTCCACGCACCGCTCGGGGTCTGGGCCGCGCAGCGCTACGCGGAGATCGCCCCCGGCAGCTCGCACGCCCAGCACATGACGACCCATATCTTCCTGGCCCTGGGCATGTGGGACGAGGTGGCCAGGCAGAACGAGGTCGCCGCAGGACCGCACCAGGCTCACTGGGGACCCGGCCATGTGACCCACTGGCTCACCTATGCCTACGTCCAGCAGGGCCGGTATCATGCGGCCCGGGAGCTGCTGACCTCGCTCGCATCGAGCACCGGATCGGCGCCGTCCCGCTCCGATCGAGGGCAGCTGGCAAACTTCCGAGCCCGCTACGTCCTCGACAGCGAGCAGTGGGACGGACCGGAGGCGAAGGCACTGGCCGCGGACACCGGGATCTCGGGTGAGGATGACTACGAGTACGCCACCTTCGCGGCGGGATACGCGGCGGCGCGCCGGGGCGATGCCGGGATGGCGGAGCAGATGCTGGCGAGACTCACCCGCACGAACGGCGATGCCCTGGCCAGCGTCAAGCCGGGCGAGACCGGGAGCAAGGTGGTGCCGGTCATTCTGGAGCTTTCGCTCCGGGCCGAGCTGGCGCGGCGGAGCAAGGCTTCCGACTCGGCCATCGCGCTCCTTCGCCGTGCCACCGCGCTGGAGGACGGGATGCCGGCTGAATTCGGGCCTCCGGCAGTGGTGAAGCCGAGTCATGAGCTCCTGGCAGACCTGCTGCTCGCGAGCGGGCGGGCGAGGGAGGCTGTGGCCGAATTTCAGCGTGCGCTCGCGCTGGGTCCGGGACGCTCGCGGGCCCTGCTCGGGCTGGCGCGAGCCGCTCGGCAGGCGGGAGAGGAGTCAATCTCCGCTCGGGCGTATGGCACCCTGGCGGCGAACTGGCATGCGGCTGACGACGGGGTCCCGGAGCTGGCGGAAGCTCGGGCGGCTAGCGGGGCCCAAGCGGCGAAGTAG
- a CDS encoding DUF892 family protein, which yields MGLLSKPIKTLDDLFVHHLQDIYYAEQQITKALPKMIAKVSDPQLKQGFQIHLDQTRNHIKRLERVFQMHGESAKAVSCPAIDGIIEEANDILGDASDSDVLDAAALAAAQAVEHYEIARYGTLIAWARQLGRSDWAEVLAPTLDEEKATDLKLTEIAEAHVNRVAAGGRS from the coding sequence ATGGGACTGCTTTCCAAGCCGATCAAGACGCTGGACGATCTCTTCGTCCACCATCTGCAGGACATCTATTACGCCGAGCAGCAGATCACCAAGGCGCTGCCCAAGATGATCGCCAAAGTCTCGGACCCGCAGCTCAAACAGGGATTCCAGATCCACCTGGACCAGACCCGCAATCACATCAAGCGGCTGGAGCGGGTGTTCCAGATGCATGGTGAGTCGGCCAAAGCGGTGTCCTGCCCGGCGATCGACGGGATCATCGAGGAGGCCAATGACATCCTGGGCGACGCGAGCGACTCCGATGTGCTCGATGCCGCCGCGCTCGCTGCCGCGCAGGCGGTCGAGCACTACGAGATCGCCAGGTACGGGACGCTGATCGCCTGGGCGCGGCAGCTTGGCCGGTCCGACTGGGCCGAAGTGCTGGCGCCGACGCTGGACGAGGAGAAGGCCACCGATCTCAAGCTGACCGAGATCGCGGAAGCCCATGTGAACCGGGTCGCCGCCGGCGGCAGGTCCTGA